ATGATGTTCTTTACCCCTGTAAGGATTTATTCTCTGATTTATTAGACATTTCAgatatttttgtttaataataaATGTACTTTAACTAGCTATAACACACGGTACCCTTTATTCAATAACATATCAGCAAATCTGTGAGGGTCTTCCTTATCGCCTCCTTGGCAATTAGCTACGGTAGAATCGAAGGATTTTGGCTTCTAAACAAGGTGACTCCAGCATGTTGTAGCAAGGATGACCAGGAACGTGACATTTCAATCAATCACAAGAGCTtttcatttaaaagttttttttccccTTCCCATGTAAGCTTTCGCACATTCGGTCAGTCTGATTAAGAAATTATCGTATCTCGAGGCAGGCAGTATCGTTCAAACTATATACTGAAGCTAGTGATCCTTAAGCAGTATAGCATCAAACCTGGTTTTTCTGTAATCACACATagaattaaaaaatttatttacaataattggcaacagcattgggatagtttacttaaAGATAAGATGAGAGAAGTAAGTAAtgctatatccccttggaggtataacgggatgccccgaaagtgggagactactctttgtcgtctccgcattggtcacaatcGGATGACAGATGAGTTTTTGCTggttggccaacatcaaccattTAGCGACGACTGGTACCAttcacagtgaggcatttgttgactgaatgcctcacatatagtagtgaaagaaatagatatctgtttgaagctcgaggtaaagatggcaggttcatcctggccaagattctttgacatgatgtgtcctaccatgctagtggtatttttagctttatttcagaagcaagtcttctgagagatatttaacttttaaaataacatctttgcttttatggtttaattgaatattcttttattttttatttacaataaacaatatcgtcgtcaatgaccatagatgtcaggatgccagaaaacctaaaatcaataaaTCAAATCAATCTGTAATAGcaccatttttttcccttttttttggcATATATTGTTAttccttcctttttgtgaattcaGCTTTGATGCTCCATTTACCTCTCATTGTGATGCTCTTGTCATACCATTAAGACTTCTGCGTTTGAAATTAAATCTGTCTCATTTGTGAATATTTTAAGATTTACTGATGCTTACAAGTTTAAGCTTTGTTCTTTAAAAAGCAAGAATAGAAAATGATGATTAAAGATTTATatcgtaaaaaaggaaaaaatacaattcTTTAAAATTGTAGAAAGTTATTATGgtaattgatttctttttcattaattttcattcaaacctgTATTATCTCATTCAGTATTCGTATGTAAATATAAGATATTCGTTTTTACATGTGTATAATAAACCCATTTTCATGCAGGAGTTATATAGAAGGCAATGATTTTACTTGCCTTTTCCacacataaaacaaataaacaagaatCTCATCAAACAATTACACAATTgattcaatccttttttttttctttttcttcaggaaGTTGATAGGCAGACTTAAGTTTTAACTAAAACTCAATGTAAAACAAGGTGTGACAATTATCTTGTTTAGAGAAGCTGTTTCTTGTAAAAGGCTATCCCATCAGTATTTAAATTGGGAAATCTTACTagatcttctttcccactgttatccctgcaATAAGGGTTGGTTTCCTGAGGCggcctttccaatgccttctatcaaaggcatcctcttccaccaaacctcttctctccatatcatccttcaccttatctcgccacctAATACTCTGCCTCCCTCCTTACagattcctcccaaaccctcctcaccatccatctttAACGCGTGCCCACACCACCTCAATCGTGACACtcctatcatctctgtaatcttaaCTATACCTGCCatacttcttatttcatcattttccaatccttCAATTCCAAAATGTATAAAACTTTAAAGCATTCAGTTCTGCATTGATAGTAAAATTATGGCTCCTTCGGCTCTCTTGATACTGTTTGGAAAAGTGTGTCAGAACATTTTTAGCTTAGTATTGTCAGTGTTTTCTTTGTTTCTGATCTCACCCATTCTTAATGTCCCATAATCAATTCTTGTCTCTCATAAGTAAAGCTGTGATATTTCCTCGTTTTGTTTGATAACAATGTTTCAGAGAATTTTAGGTTGCTTCCTGTGCTACAAGTTTTACTTCTGATGCTCATTATAATAAAGaagtattttctgtttatttttttctgaactttTTCACAAATACAACTGTTATTTTTGCTTTTACAGTAATAAGGTTTATCTTAAAAGTGTTTTATAGTATAACGAATTGTAActtttattttcctatatataaGCCCTTTATTTATCAATGATGCCACTTGAGTtttccttcaatgaaaattatatggtTACACAGCAAAGCAATCACGCTGCTATGCAGTTCATTTCGTTGGTATTCAAATCCTACACTGATCAATTTTCTGATAGGACTCTAGGTTATCAGAAGAAGCATACCCCACGGAAATATGAAAGGGTATTTTGAAGGAAGTTTTGGCTGTTATAATACATAGCCTTTGTTTATTTAATCAGTAGGTCATGTACATAAGACTTTGCTAAAATGCTCAGACTAATCATTCAAGGTATAAATTAGTTGTATAAAATTAGCTTAAATCTCTTTTTTGGGAAAGCTTATGCTGTCTGGCAGCtaatggagtatgcaatggcatGATAACGGTCAGTAATAACTACactcaaacaagaaaataatatctAATTTACACATTAGTGTTTTGGTGTCTGGAACAGAATGCGTATTCTACTTTTTTATTCCTTGAATTTCTTCCATTTGAGTCTTTGTGTTTTATTTAAGTAGAATATCATCAATTAACAACAACTAATATAATAAACTTGTTATTATAGAATATAAGTTTTAAATTTCAATGGTTTTGTTACTTTAGTTGACATGATTTTTCACCATAAAAAATAGCAAGTAAAATCGGCCCTTCAGGAAACAGTTATTCAAATTAAAACAATTGGTAAATCATAATGATACAATTTCCGAGATCATAAACATAGAGATATAATTTTCTTACAGCTAGAAACCCTTGCTAAACTTTCTGGAATACATTTGGCTGGGGAGAAGACTCAAAAACAAACAGGTAGAATGGCAAATAAATTTGTGACCACAATCCAGAAGCTCAACGGTTGGTCTATCAGTTACACTTTCCAAAGGGGACTATCTTGGTGTTGCCATTTTCCCATTGGCATTTTAGTTCATCGATTTCATTGTATATAAAATACCTCATATTTTTTATCTCAGCCTCTGTCTTAGCTTCCTTGGCTTGCACGATCATGTTTCCTAGGCTCTGCTGAATGGCATCAAATGTACTTTTCATCTTGCCGACTCCACTGATCGCATTGGCAATGGATGGTAAAGTGGCACTGACCTCACCTTCGAGACTTTTCAGATGTTCATCGAGCTGACTGAAGTGTTGTAACTCCTGTTCGAGTTCTCGGTTTTTGGTTTCGAGGCTGTTGATCTGTTGCTGATGACGATCGATTTCCTGGTTGCGTGATGCAATATGATTGCGGAGATTCTGGATCTGACTGTTGCTTCCAGCAATAAAATTCCTCTTTTCGTTGGCCAGCTGTTCTTCTCTTTGCTTGGCGTCTTTGTAGAACTTATTTCCAATGGTCCATCCGACGACTGGAACAAATCGGAACCATCTTCCAAACTTCCTCTTCTTCTTGACTTTTCTTATATTTCTGTTGATGCGATCTTCAATTTCCCTAATCTCTCGCTGGGCATTTGCAATTTGACCATTAAGGGAAGCTATCTGGTTGTTTTCTTCGTTGATCTTTTGTCTTGCACTGTTGATGCTTTGTCGGTTGCTGTTgatttggttgttgttgtttgttttttcttGCTGTAACTTGGTAATTCCATCTTGCGCGTTGGTGCGATGTCTCTTGAAGGCACCAGCATCCCTGATGAGATTTTCTCTAAAGGTGGTGATCTTAGTATTGGCAGCGTTAGCTTTGCTTTCAACATCGCCAGCTCCTGCTTTTACGAATTCGATATATTTCACCAATTCAGCCAATTCTCGTCTTCCTTGGGCAATATTGTATGTTGCCATTGTGGTGTTTATTTCCTTCTCTTTGGTTAGGATGAGATCTCGAAGATGTGAAATGACTGCCTGTACATCTGTTCCTTGTATAGCCGCTTTAGCGTCTGCTACATCCTTTTGCAAAGCAGCGACTGTGGCTTCCATTACTGCGATATCTTCATGATTTTCGAGAAGAGACTTAATCCTAGCCTGATTCTTGACAAGTTCTTCCTTAAATCTAGGCTCAAACCCTTGAGCAGCCACGACCACAACCTTTAATGAGGCAACGACGTTGTCCCCGTTCCTCCAGGGCTGACAATGATCCTTAGCAGTCTTGAGATCCCCATTGTACTGACTTAGGATCGCCttgaagccatggcgatcagtgaaGGATGGAACAGTCAAATCTTTCTTGGACTGAATGTGGGAGATGTATTTATCAACTCTGTCAACTTGGGAACAAGTTTCCTTGGCTGTATTTGCCAACTGGTCGACGACTTCTTTGTTGCAAGTCTTTCCTGTTCAGCGATTTGCAAGGTCCATTT
The window above is part of the Palaemon carinicauda isolate YSFRI2023 chromosome 11, ASM3689809v2, whole genome shotgun sequence genome. Proteins encoded here:
- the LOC137650298 gene encoding putative leucine-rich repeat-containing protein DDB_G0290503 isoform X2, coding for MRFKMRGVRAALVFLLQVTYVYGKTCNKEVVDQLANTAKETCSQVDRVDKYISHIQSKKDLTVPSFTDRHGFKAILSQYNGDLKTAKDHCQPWRNGDNVVASLKVVVVAAQGFEPRFKEELVKNQARIKSLLENHEDIAVMEATVAALQKDVADAKAAIQGTDVQAVISHLRDLILTKEKEINTTMATYNIAQGRRELAELVKYIEFVKAGAGDVESKANAANTKITTFRENLIRDAGAFKRHRTNAQDGITKLQQEKTNNNNQINSNRQSINSARQKINEENNQIASLNGQIANAQREIREIEDRINRNIRKVKKKRKFGRWFRFVPVVGWTIGNKFYKDAKQREEQLANEKRNFIAGSNSQIQNLRNHIASRNQEIDRHQQQINSLETKNRELEQELQHFSQLDEHLKSLEGEVSATLPSIANAISGVGKMKSTFDAIQQSLGNMIVQAKEAKTEAEIKNMRYFIYNEIDELKCQWENGNTKIVPFGKCN
- the LOC137650298 gene encoding putative leucine-rich repeat-containing protein DDB_G0290503 isoform X1, with the translated sequence MKRFKMRGVRAALVFLLQVTYVYGKTCNKEVVDQLANTAKETCSQVDRVDKYISHIQSKKDLTVPSFTDRHGFKAILSQYNGDLKTAKDHCQPWRNGDNVVASLKVVVVAAQGFEPRFKEELVKNQARIKSLLENHEDIAVMEATVAALQKDVADAKAAIQGTDVQAVISHLRDLILTKEKEINTTMATYNIAQGRRELAELVKYIEFVKAGAGDVESKANAANTKITTFRENLIRDAGAFKRHRTNAQDGITKLQQEKTNNNNQINSNRQSINSARQKINEENNQIASLNGQIANAQREIREIEDRINRNIRKVKKKRKFGRWFRFVPVVGWTIGNKFYKDAKQREEQLANEKRNFIAGSNSQIQNLRNHIASRNQEIDRHQQQINSLETKNRELEQELQHFSQLDEHLKSLEGEVSATLPSIANAISGVGKMKSTFDAIQQSLGNMIVQAKEAKTEAEIKNMRYFIYNEIDELKCQWENGNTKIVPFGKCN